The genomic DNA CAAAATACAAGCATTTTATAATTTAGGCTCTTGGAAGTATTTTGATTTTGAATTGATAATACAGCCTCAGTATCAAGCCATAAAACATCAATTAATTAATGAGCAATTTGTATTGCCTTCTGAAGAAAATTATCTAGAAAAAAGAACCGAATTCACAACACATAAAACGATACATTTATATGCTTTTGAATTGGGTTTTGTAATAAAAAAAGAGATTTTAAATAAATTAGATTTCCTTGTAACTATTGGTCTAGGTCTGGCAACTATAAATACAAGAACAGAACGCTTAGCAAAAGGTTTTACATTTATTGAAAATGCATCTTTAGGCTTATCTTATAAAACTACACAGAAAACTTTTTTATACCTTGGCAGTAATGTTGGCCATGTCTCTAATTTAGATACACAAAAACCAAATAACGGTTATTCCTTTTTAGGTTTTGAGGTTGGGTTTTCTTATCTATTGAAATAAAAAAGGAACTCAAAAATTGAGTTCCTTTTTTTATAATCTATTTTTGCTTTTAAATGCTTTAGTTTAAACTTAAACCAACAATAATATTATTTGCCCAACCAAGAATTCAACATCCAAATTGTTTTCTCTTGTTCTGCTATAAAATCACTCATCATAGAATTTGTACCTTCATCATTTGCTTTCTCAGATGCATTTAAAATTTCTCTCTCGATTTTTAATAATTCTGATAAAGAATTTACAACTAATTCTACAGCTTCTACATCGTTAGAGATATCTCTACCAACAGCTACTGAAGATGTTGCTAAGTAGTCTGAAAACGTATGTAAAGGCTTACCTTGCAACGTTAAAATACGTTCTGCAATATCATCTATCTTTACTTGAGAGTCTGTATAAAATTCCTCAAACTTAATGTGTAAATCAAAAAAGTTTTTTCCTTTAATATTCCAGTGTAGACCTCTTAAATTCTGATAGTATATTTGAAAATTAGATAACAATCCATTTAAATTATCTACTAAATTTGCACTTTCCTTTTTGTCTAATCCTAATATTGACTTGTTCATTTTTATATGTTTTTTATTTGATACCTCAAATTTAATAGAAATTTCCGACATTAAACTATAATAATTATTGATAGTTTTAATATCTTTATCAAAATATTTTATACGCATGACAATCACTCAATTAAAATACGTTTTATCTGTTGCAGAATACCAGAATTTTACGGTAGCAGCAGAACATAGTTTTGTTACTCAACCTACATTGAGTATGCAAATTCAGAAATTAGAAGATGAGTTAGGAGTTAAGATTTTTAACAGATCTAAAAAACCAATTGAATTAACTGAAGTTGGAAATAAAATAGTAGAACAAGCCAAGGTAATAGTAGATGAAAGCAATCGAATTTTAGATATAGTACATCAACAAAAAGGATATATTGGAGGCGAATTTAAAATAGGAATTATACCAACCATAATGCCTACTTTATTACCAATGTTTCTGCAGAGTTTTACTAAAAAGTACCCAAAAGTTAAATTGGTGATAGAAGAATTAACAACAGAAGATATTATAAGAAAATTAACAGATGGTCATATAGATGCTGCCATTGCTGCAACACCTTTAGAGAATGAAGCAATAAAAGAAAGACCCTTATATTACGAACCTTTTGTGGGTTTTATTCCACAAAACCATAGACTTTTCAATAACAAACAAATTTCTCCGGATGAATTAGAAATGGAAGATATTTTATTATTAGAAGATGGCCATTGTTTTAAAGACAACGTTCTTAATTTATGTAGAAACCATAAAATTGATAATAAAAAAAGATTTCAGTTAGAAAGCGGAAGTTTTGATACCTTAATTAAACTGTCTAAAGAGGGGTTAGGAATGACTTTGTTACCTTATTTACATACTTTAGACTTAAATAATGTTGATAAAACACATTTGCGTGAATTCAAAAATCCGCCACCTGCAAGAGAAGTAAGTTTAATTTACCATAAATCTCAATTAAAAATGCAATTAATTGAAGCCTTAAAAAAGACAATTGATGGTGTTATAAGGGGGGCAATTTCTTT from Polaribacter sp. ALD11 includes the following:
- a CDS encoding acyloxyacyl hydrolase: MKKKVLFFLVFASFFCAAQETKKGILNIKKIGLLYNNANEQNFIFDDEDYSYKTNTYKIQAFYNLGSWKYFDFELIIQPQYQAIKHQLINEQFVLPSEENYLEKRTEFTTHKTIHLYAFELGFVIKKEILNKLDFLVTIGLGLATINTRTERLAKGFTFIENASLGLSYKTTQKTFLYLGSNVGHVSNLDTQKPNNGYSFLGFEVGFSYLLK
- a CDS encoding Dps family protein; the protein is MNKSILGLDKKESANLVDNLNGLLSNFQIYYQNLRGLHWNIKGKNFFDLHIKFEEFYTDSQVKIDDIAERILTLQGKPLHTFSDYLATSSVAVGRDISNDVEAVELVVNSLSELLKIEREILNASEKANDEGTNSMMSDFIAEQEKTIWMLNSWLGK
- a CDS encoding hydrogen peroxide-inducible genes activator; this encodes MTITQLKYVLSVAEYQNFTVAAEHSFVTQPTLSMQIQKLEDELGVKIFNRSKKPIELTEVGNKIVEQAKVIVDESNRILDIVHQQKGYIGGEFKIGIIPTIMPTLLPMFLQSFTKKYPKVKLVIEELTTEDIIRKLTDGHIDAAIAATPLENEAIKERPLYYEPFVGFIPQNHRLFNNKQISPDELEMEDILLLEDGHCFKDNVLNLCRNHKIDNKKRFQLESGSFDTLIKLSKEGLGMTLLPYLHTLDLNNVDKTHLREFKNPPPAREVSLIYHKSQLKMQLIEALKKTIDGVIRGAISFSDVKIISPIKK